In Equus caballus isolate H_3958 breed thoroughbred chromosome 22, TB-T2T, whole genome shotgun sequence, the sequence ATCGTGGCTTCATGCCCGGGAGAAAACGTCTGTTGTCCTTTCTCCAGCACagaaggccctggggtggggtcgGGGGCTCAGTCCACTCAATGGGCCAAGAGCCTTCTCTGTCCCTCCCACATGCCTCCTAAGTAGAGGGTGCTCAGCCGAGTCCCACAAAACAGCTCTGAATTGCTTTCCCCAAACACAGTGAAATAATGCCACTCCTGCCAGGGGAGCGGAGGCCCAGAGGACGCCCGAGAGGGAGGCTCAGATCTcaggctctggggcccagccGCCAGGGACCTGGGGCAAGCTCCTCCTCCGCTCTGAGCCTTGGCAGGATGCAGAGAGGCACCTGCACCCACACTGCTGGGCCTCCTGCTCAGGACCCCAGACCTGGCACACGGCAGGGACCTCGTCCCAGGTTCTGGTGTGAGGATTAACCAGGATCACCAACGTCTCTCTACCCAACCATGTTTACTGAGgtcctgccatgtgccaggcactgctggaGCTGCTGGAAAAGATGACGGGGACAGCTCTGTCCTTCGCTTTTCCCAGGGAGCTGATACTCGTCATAGAGGAGGCAGAGAATAAGCGTGAATAAATCATTTCACACAATGATCAGCAagcattttaaagaatataaaacagaGGGATGGGATAGCCggaaggacagaaaggaaagggaggcTGCTTTTTTGGGATGCTGATGGtgggcctccctgaggaggtgacatttggtcTGAGACTTGAATGAAAAGAATGAGCCAAGCTTCTGAAGATGTTAGGCAGCAGCAAtggcacatgcaaaggccctgaggcaggaaacaGCTTGGTGTGATCAAGAAATAGAAGCAAAGCCAGTGCAGCCGTGGTGTGGGGAGGTGTGGCTGGGCCTCGTGAGTGAGGAAtcaggattttattctgagtgcaCTGGAAGCCCctggagagttttaagcagggcAGGGCAGTAGCGTGAACTGAAGGCACATAATAGAGAGAGCGGGGTTTACCTCCACTGGTTTTATTCTCTTGCACACATTCTTTGGAAGGCACTTCAGTTCCTTTCTTTAGAATCATAATCCCCTTGGTTGACTTTAATAACCAGCAAGAACATTTTTCAGgctgtttaattttattaaaagattcaAATTTGATGGTTAACGATGGCATGGTTGCTTCAAGCCTCAGATACAAGACTTGCTCAGCTGTGGACACGTTATTGCCACCCACCCTCATCCCCACCAGGAACCCCCAACCCCGACGCAGTCTGAGCCCATAAATAATCTAATTATTTCTTGTACTTTGGTAAATATGCCAGGAACTCTCATAGCTCTCTGAGAGCTACAGAGAATATTAActgggtggggtttttttgttttttgttttttgttttttaaagaatggttACATAAGTTAGAGCAATTTCAGCAGCTGACTGAACCCCACACAATCTAACGGAGGACGAGGGCTTCCCTCTGAAAACCTCATTAGCCTTGGAGGCAGGTGTGGTTCAGGATCTGTGATAAGAGccagagagaggtggggagaggatggaggggcGCTGGGCAGCACAGAGTCCGGAGGCCCTTAGGCTCACCAGGATGCCAGTCAATTTTGCAGCGTCCGGATGAGGTCCTGGGAACACAGGCAGGGGCTCTGAATTGGCGTGGCCTGTCCCCACCTCGATGACAGCCTCTCTGAGCAGAGGAGGCCATCGGCATCCTCGCAACGGGCTGCCGCCTCCTCCAGATGTCGCCGTGTAGGCTGGTGACCCTGACCTCTCCCTAGGGTGGTCCCAAAGACAGTCGGaggtctctctccctccttgtcAGGCAGGCACAGGGAATCCTGCAGACGGAGGACGCCTGTGCAGGGCTAATTACACAGCATGCTGGTGTTACCACCATCATTAGTATTAATTACTTTCCAAAGGCTGGAAACGCGGCTTTCCTCCAAAGACCCACCCCTGGCGGCCACCCCGCGCCTGCTGGAGCCTGGTGTGGGCGAGGGGGCCACGGGTCTTGCCCGGATGAGCCGCCTTCGCTGGCATGCCGGCCCGGCGGGGCTGGCTTACCGTGCGCGGTGTTGACAGCTTGAGGCCTGACTCGCAGAAGCACAGGCAGCTGCAGACAAATGCCAGCAGTGAAAGCTCAAGAAAGCGAGTGGCCCCCGAAGAGATGAGCCCTCTGCCAGACGGCTGAGGACGATGGAAAGCCCGAAGCAGCATCTTTAATTCATGGCTCCGGTTTGAGTTTGTATTGCTAAATTAGAATTAATAATCTTTAAATAACAACACAGACATGGCAGAGCAGTAGCGGTATCCCCAGGCGGAACTTCACCCCCATCTCACTCAATCCCAGGGGCgcagggagagaagggggtgCCACTGGGCGGGGAGGCCCGGTGCGGTCGGCTCCCGCCACTGGTCCTCAACTGCCCACGGACTCCGGGAGTGAGCGTTTAGAAACTCGCAGCAATGGCTACTGCCTCGCCACCCATGGGCAGGGCTCGGTCGCCGGCCGTAGTCTAGACTTTGCAGGCGCTGCTGAACTCAGGTGCCGAGCCCCGGGGATGCAGGCTGAGCTGGCAGCAGCTGGGCCATGTAGTGTCCATGACAGAGAAGGGGGAGAGGACTGGCCCCTCCTCACGGGTGGACGGAGGGGCCGTGCGGGGCAGTCTGCAGAGTCAGATGGACGCCCGAGGAGCCTCTGGAAGTGGACCGATTTCATAACCACTGGAGaaaggccagccccacaactaGGAGCAGAGAGTGAAGAGGGACCCCTTGAGGACACGGCCCCCCACCGCCCAGAGGCTTCTGCAGCAGAGGCCTGTGAGGCTGGGGCCTGGAGAAGTCTGGGGCCACCCCGTCACAGAGAACCAGGGGCGCCTGGTAGGACGTGGGGCGCTTCTCGGGGGTGTCGGGACTCGACCCATCTGTGGGCCTTTGTCCGATGAAAAGCAGGCTTTGCCCGAGGGGGTCTTGCTCCATCTTGAAAAGCTCATACTCCACGTGGGGGAGTCTGATGCCCAGCGGCAGGCACCCGTTGGTGGCCGTGACATCCCGCTCGGTTCCCAGGGACCAGGCCCCGGGGCCCCCGCAGCTGCTCGGCTCGGAGAAGTTGAGCATGGCCGTGGTGACCTGGTCCATGGGCGTCACGTGGGCCCGTGTGACCTGGAAGACCAGGTCGGTGCCGCCGCGGACCTTGGCGGACGGCGTGCCCCTGGTGTAGCGGCCGGCTGCGTAGACGGTGAAGGTGGGCTGCCGGCAGGCCGGGTCGGAGAAGTGGTGGTAGTACCCTTCCCAGGAGCGGTTGTGCCCGTGGAAGGTGAAGCGCCTGGTGAGAAACAGCACGGCGGGGCGCACCTCGCAGCCGGCGCTCACCCAGCGGCCCCGCAGGCGCAGGCGCAGGCGCAGCGCCGGCCGCGGGGGCAGCACGGGCGGGTGGTGCTCGTCCGAGCGCGCGATGAGGACGCAGGCCGGGCAGGGCCGAGCGTGGTGCTGGCGGAAAACAAGCAGAAGAGCGGTGACAGTCGGGGGAGAGGTCGGGGTGCCGCCTGGGATGGGGTGCGGGCACCTGCCGATCGGCCACCCGCCTCCCTTCGCTCCCTGCCTCCCGCCCCGACGCCCTCTGCCCTCCTTGGACCTCCCTCttctgggcctttgcacctgctgcccCCTCCGCCTGCAGCACCAGGCTGGCTTCTCGTCCTCCGGGGCTCAGCTCAGAG encodes:
- the APCDD1L gene encoding protein APCDD1-like — protein: MPAAMLPYACVLVLLGARTAEVAGMARGGHLPWEPSCQQPLPHTALLPPRLEGPWVSTGCEVRPGPEFLTRFYTFSATRLFRAYQFYYWDPSCRQPALSLLIKGSLRLRRASWVTRGATEADYRLHKVGVVFHSRRALLRVTGRLDRSRAGRACARQLPPARSWLPGALYELLSARAGRDCTAALGFTMHELSLVRVQRRLQPQPRAGPQLVEELYLGDIHTDRAERRHYRPTGYQRPLQSALHHARPCPACVLIARSDEHHPPVLPPRPALRLRLRLRGRWVSAGCEVRPAVLFLTRRFTFHGHNRSWEGYYHHFSDPACRQPTFTVYAAGRYTRGTPSAKVRGGTDLVFQVTRAHVTPMDQVTTAMLNFSEPSSCGGPGAWSLGTERDVTATNGCLPLGIRLPHVEYELFKMEQDPLGQSLLFIGQRPTDGSSPDTPEKRPTSYQAPLVLCDGVAPDFSRPQPHRPLLQKPLGGGGPCPQGVPLHSLLLVVGLAFLQWL